In Neorhizobium sp. NCHU2750, a single genomic region encodes these proteins:
- a CDS encoding formate/nitrite transporter family protein produces MNIVQQDPESRDKMTSAFFRGPEAGGSLTPDAIAVAAEEMGVKKASYDTLTLLGLAVLAGAFIGLGAMFATTTGAGADGMLPYGLTRLLAGLSFSLGLILVLVGGAQLFTGDMLMVMAWASRRIATRRMVKVWVLVWLGNLVGAVVIAGLVFFSGQYTFGNNAIGVTALHYAEAKAALPVVNAFALGILCNVLVCLAVWLALAGRTVADRILAIVFPVTAFVAAGFEHCVANMYYLSLGLMIRYGAPETFWTAIGHPPGEIPLSGVFTNLAVVTAGNWVGGALLVGGVYWFIYRRPGKPGHH; encoded by the coding sequence ATGAACATCGTACAGCAAGACCCGGAGAGCCGGGACAAGATGACCTCGGCCTTCTTCCGGGGGCCGGAGGCAGGTGGATCCCTGACACCCGACGCGATCGCGGTTGCCGCTGAGGAAATGGGCGTCAAGAAGGCCAGCTACGATACGCTGACACTGCTTGGCCTGGCCGTCCTTGCCGGAGCCTTTATCGGCCTCGGTGCCATGTTCGCAACGACGACAGGCGCCGGTGCCGACGGTATGCTTCCCTATGGCCTGACCCGGCTTCTCGCCGGGTTGAGCTTCTCGCTCGGCCTGATCCTCGTACTGGTCGGCGGCGCCCAGCTTTTCACTGGCGACATGCTGATGGTGATGGCCTGGGCAAGCCGGCGTATCGCTACCCGCCGCATGGTAAAGGTCTGGGTGCTCGTCTGGCTCGGAAACCTGGTCGGCGCCGTCGTCATAGCCGGTCTCGTCTTCTTTTCCGGCCAGTACACGTTCGGCAACAACGCCATCGGTGTCACGGCCCTGCACTATGCAGAGGCCAAGGCGGCGCTCCCGGTCGTCAACGCCTTCGCGCTCGGCATTCTCTGCAACGTCCTGGTCTGCCTTGCCGTCTGGCTGGCGCTCGCCGGCCGCACCGTCGCCGACCGCATCCTGGCGATCGTCTTTCCGGTCACCGCCTTCGTCGCCGCAGGCTTCGAGCACTGCGTCGCCAACATGTATTATCTCAGCCTCGGCCTGATGATCCGTTATGGCGCGCCGGAAACCTTCTGGACGGCAATCGGCCATCCACCGGGCGAAATCCCGCTGAGTGGCGTATTCACCAACCTTGCCGTCGTCACCGCCGGCAACTGGGTCGGCGGTGCGCTTCTCGTCGGCGGCGTCTATTGGTTCATCTACCGCCGCCCCGGCAAACCGGGACATCATTGA
- a CDS encoding LytS/YhcK type 5TM receptor domain-containing protein: MILLGLFERAALMLMVLFFLGRTRLFKNVLWKGQLSGMELAFISALFSGFAVGGTYTGIPVEGALVNVRTIAIMSGGILFGPWVGIPAGIISGLHRYLIDIHGFSAIPCLISSVCAGLLSTVVHYRGRRKWLWLVGSLAGMACESLTMLLILLLTPGDTGINIAAEIAWPMMAGSICIGMIIKHIQDIEDEKELTAAREARLALIIANRTLPFFQNVQDDTLTKVCEVIHDCLEADAVAITDRNTVLAYVGQGHEYYDEQKHKDLNELTADAIRHDRITVNNNLHRYPAADFRSVAIIPLRENGLVTGTLKIFFTRPDMITDSMRELGVGLSQLISTQMELSRVKALREMAARAEFRALQSKINPHFLFNALNAISSLIRLRPTEARHVIAKLADYLRQNLSLSDGMIDIQDELRQVQDYVAIEQARFGPKLTVTFDIDDVHIDIPSLSLQPLVENAILHGIQSQPRPGEVHIAVKRLNDRVSVCIRDTGRGIDPDVIKSVANGEAVRDRIGLMNVNERLKLLHGNGLTIERLEPGTSVSFDLPLENKDAA; the protein is encoded by the coding sequence ATGATCCTCCTCGGCCTTTTCGAACGCGCAGCATTGATGCTGATGGTGCTGTTCTTTCTGGGGCGCACCAGGCTTTTCAAGAACGTCCTCTGGAAAGGTCAGCTCAGCGGCATGGAGCTGGCTTTCATATCTGCCCTCTTTTCCGGCTTTGCCGTCGGCGGCACCTATACCGGCATTCCGGTGGAAGGCGCTCTCGTCAACGTCCGCACCATCGCCATCATGTCCGGCGGCATCCTGTTCGGGCCTTGGGTGGGCATTCCTGCCGGCATCATTTCCGGCCTGCACCGTTACCTCATCGACATCCATGGCTTTTCCGCCATCCCCTGCCTGATCAGCAGCGTCTGCGCCGGCCTTTTGTCGACGGTGGTCCATTATCGTGGACGACGGAAATGGCTGTGGCTGGTCGGCAGTCTTGCCGGCATGGCCTGCGAAAGCCTGACCATGCTCCTCATCCTGCTGCTGACCCCGGGCGATACCGGCATCAACATCGCGGCCGAGATCGCCTGGCCGATGATGGCGGGTTCGATCTGCATCGGCATGATCATCAAGCACATTCAGGACATCGAGGACGAGAAGGAACTGACGGCCGCGCGCGAGGCAAGGCTCGCCCTTATCATCGCCAACCGCACCCTGCCCTTCTTCCAGAACGTGCAGGACGACACGCTGACGAAGGTCTGCGAAGTGATCCACGACTGCCTCGAGGCGGATGCCGTGGCGATCACCGACCGCAATACCGTCCTCGCCTATGTCGGCCAGGGCCATGAATATTACGACGAGCAGAAGCATAAGGATTTAAACGAGTTGACCGCCGATGCGATCCGCCACGACCGCATCACCGTCAACAACAACCTGCATCGTTACCCGGCCGCCGATTTCCGCTCCGTCGCCATCATTCCGCTGCGGGAAAACGGCCTCGTCACCGGTACGCTGAAAATCTTCTTCACCCGTCCCGATATGATCACCGATTCCATGCGCGAACTCGGTGTCGGCCTGTCTCAGCTTATCTCCACCCAGATGGAACTGTCGCGGGTAAAGGCGCTCCGCGAAATGGCTGCAAGGGCCGAATTTCGCGCCCTGCAGAGCAAGATCAACCCGCATTTCCTGTTCAACGCCTTGAATGCGATCTCGTCGCTGATCCGCCTTCGCCCTACCGAGGCGCGGCACGTCATCGCCAAACTGGCAGATTACCTGCGCCAGAACCTGTCGCTCAGCGACGGCATGATCGATATCCAGGACGAGCTGCGGCAGGTGCAGGACTATGTCGCCATCGAGCAGGCCCGCTTCGGTCCGAAACTGACGGTTACCTTCGACATCGACGATGTCCATATCGATATCCCGAGCCTCTCTCTTCAGCCACTGGTGGAAAATGCCATCCTGCATGGCATCCAGTCGCAGCCACGGCCCGGCGAAGTTCATATCGCCGTCAAGCGCCTGAACGACCGGGTCAGCGTCTGCATCCGTGACACCGGCCGCGGCATCGATCCGGACGTCATCAAGTCGGTCGCCAATGGCGAAGCCGTGCGCGACCGGATCGGGCTGATGAATGTCAACGAACGCCTCAAGCTGCTGCACGGCAACGGCCTGACCATCGAACGCCTCGAGCCCGGCACGTCCGTGAGTTTCGACCTGCCGCTCGAAAACAAGGATGCTGCATGA
- a CDS encoding LytTR family DNA-binding domain-containing protein — MRALIVEDEYLARDELKWLIESHSAIEVVATEEDGLAALRFLQENDLDVVFLDINIPSIDGMTLARTLRKQATPPKVVIVTAYKEYAAEAFELEIFDYILKPFNEQRVANTLRRLESQQAPAALPATIAPASPATKRTVNIPRKDSILVLPADLIYYARADEKLTYVHTAKGHFVIPTSIGDFAEKLPTDTFFRCHRSWCINTSKIREISPWFNGTYVIKLHNFDDVEIPVSRSHLKEFKQLMQL, encoded by the coding sequence ATGAGGGCTCTGATCGTCGAAGATGAATATCTGGCACGCGACGAGCTGAAATGGCTGATCGAGAGCCATAGCGCAATCGAGGTCGTCGCCACCGAGGAAGACGGTCTGGCGGCCCTCCGCTTTCTCCAGGAAAACGACCTCGATGTCGTGTTTCTCGACATCAACATCCCCTCAATCGACGGCATGACGCTGGCGCGGACATTGCGTAAACAGGCGACCCCGCCGAAAGTGGTGATCGTCACCGCTTACAAGGAATATGCGGCCGAGGCCTTCGAACTCGAAATCTTCGACTACATCCTCAAACCGTTCAACGAACAGCGCGTCGCCAACACGCTGCGCAGGCTGGAAAGCCAGCAGGCGCCCGCAGCCCTTCCTGCCACCATTGCGCCTGCCTCTCCTGCGACCAAACGCACCGTCAACATTCCGCGCAAGGACAGCATTCTCGTGCTGCCCGCAGACCTCATCTATTATGCTCGCGCAGACGAGAAACTGACCTATGTCCACACCGCCAAAGGCCACTTCGTCATCCCCACCAGCATCGGCGATTTCGCCGAAAAACTCCCCACTGACACCTTCTTCCGCTGCCATCGCTCATGGTGCATCAACACCTCCAAGATCAGGGAGATTTCTCCTTGGTTTAACGGCACTTACGTGATCAAGCTGCACAATTTCGACGATGTCGAAATTCCCGTCAGCCGGTCGCATCTGAAAGAGTTCAAGCAACTCATGCAGCTCTGA
- a CDS encoding OFA family MFS transporter produces MSALSNSKRYYTLVGTILCQFALGSVYTWSLFNEGLSHKLSQPLSQVAFTFGLLSLGLAVASSLSGRMQEKFGLRAVAITAGLALGLGLYLTSTATNLTMLYIYGGILVGAADGTGYLLTLSNCVKWFPERKGLASAFSIGAYGLGSLGFKYLNLALLNRFGMESAFGIWAIVALVLIVGGAFLISEAPQPALGNARARAAAGDYTLAEAVRQPKYWMLALMFLTVCMSGLYLIGVAKDVGERYVGLSTSVAADTVAIVAAANLLGRLVLGVLSDKIPRIQILSIALACALAGMLLLLFVPLNEYSFYVAVACVAFSFGGTITVYPGLVSDFFGLTNLARNYGLIYLGFGIGSVIGSIVSSALGGFLPTFYLSLVLLVVSLLCSVSLWPSHSHGSKPVAAAH; encoded by the coding sequence ATGAGCGCCCTTTCAAATTCAAAGCGTTATTACACACTGGTCGGCACCATTTTGTGCCAGTTCGCCCTCGGCTCGGTCTACACATGGAGCCTGTTCAACGAAGGGCTGTCGCATAAGCTGTCTCAGCCGCTCAGCCAGGTGGCCTTCACCTTCGGTCTGCTGAGCCTTGGTCTCGCTGTCGCTTCATCGCTTTCGGGCCGCATGCAGGAAAAATTCGGCCTGCGCGCTGTCGCCATCACCGCCGGCCTCGCCCTCGGCCTCGGTCTCTATCTGACTTCGACCGCAACCAACCTGACCATGCTCTATATCTATGGCGGCATTCTTGTCGGCGCGGCTGACGGTACCGGCTACCTCCTCACCCTGTCGAACTGCGTGAAGTGGTTCCCCGAACGCAAGGGCCTTGCATCGGCCTTCTCGATCGGCGCCTATGGTCTCGGCAGCCTCGGCTTCAAGTATCTCAACCTCGCCCTTCTTAACCGTTTCGGCATGGAAAGCGCCTTCGGCATCTGGGCAATCGTCGCACTCGTTCTTATCGTCGGCGGCGCGTTTCTGATCAGCGAAGCCCCGCAACCGGCCCTCGGCAATGCCCGCGCCCGCGCTGCAGCCGGCGACTACACTCTCGCCGAAGCCGTCCGCCAGCCGAAATACTGGATGCTGGCCCTGATGTTCCTCACCGTGTGCATGAGCGGCCTCTACCTGATCGGCGTCGCCAAGGATGTCGGCGAACGCTACGTCGGCCTGTCGACCTCGGTTGCCGCCGATACCGTTGCCATCGTCGCTGCTGCCAACCTTCTCGGCCGTCTGGTGCTCGGCGTCCTGTCGGACAAGATCCCGCGCATCCAGATCCTCAGCATCGCCCTCGCCTGCGCTTTGGCCGGCATGCTTCTCCTGCTCTTCGTGCCCCTCAACGAATACTCGTTCTACGTTGCGGTCGCCTGCGTCGCCTTCTCCTTCGGCGGTACGATCACCGTCTATCCCGGCCTCGTCAGCGACTTCTTCGGACTGACCAACCTCGCCCGCAACTACGGCCTGATCTATCTGGGCTTCGGCATCGGCAGCGTCATCGGCTCGATCGTATCGTCAGCACTCGGCGGCTTCCTGCCCACCTTCTACCTCTCGCTTGTGCTGCTGGTCGTCTCGCTCCTGTGCTCGGTCAGCCTATGGCCCAGCCATTCGCATGGCTCGAAGCCGGTAGCAGCGGCTCACTAA
- a CDS encoding aspartate aminotransferase family protein yields the protein MIDVSANAVHEPIAKPALLSVEDAKALDVAKMTDLFTRHLNPGQLHFMKLLGFHKVKIERAEGMYYYDQNGRKILDFFGGFGSLALGHNHPRILDARRKFQDEHRQEIAIAFMSQYATALAHNLAACSPGELDMVFLGSSGSEAMEAAIKVAERAAGPKRPKIVYAENSFHGKTKGVLSITDGSLYRGEFKLVDNTVRVPFGDIDAIENAFRNDPEIGVIVLETVQGGGGIIQAETAFWQQLRALCDKHGVLWVADEVQCGFGRTGKFYAFEHHGVVPDVTALAKSLGGGKSAMGAMIAKRDVYMKAYGTPKTAMIHAMATFGGIGEACVTAIEAMNVLYDEHLIDNSANMGDYLLSRLKELQARYPSLLKDVRGQGMMIGIEFHDLSKTMPLVLRPVVAMLDDKLKGSLPGFIGSHLLRDHGVLVAFTEYNRNVIRLEPPLVCEKSHVDEFIAAFDEVMSRGIVRIVKDFVAAQVK from the coding sequence ATGATCGACGTTTCCGCCAACGCGGTCCACGAGCCGATCGCCAAGCCGGCGCTTCTCTCGGTCGAGGACGCCAAGGCGCTCGACGTGGCGAAGATGACCGATCTCTTCACCCGCCATCTCAACCCCGGCCAGCTTCACTTCATGAAGCTCCTGGGCTTCCACAAGGTGAAGATCGAGCGTGCCGAGGGGATGTATTACTACGACCAGAACGGCCGCAAGATCCTCGATTTCTTCGGCGGTTTCGGCTCGCTGGCGCTTGGCCACAACCATCCGCGCATTCTCGACGCGCGCCGCAAGTTCCAGGACGAGCATCGCCAGGAAATCGCCATCGCCTTCATGTCGCAATATGCGACGGCGCTGGCGCATAACCTCGCCGCCTGCTCGCCGGGCGAACTCGACATGGTCTTCCTCGGCTCTTCCGGCTCGGAAGCCATGGAGGCGGCGATCAAGGTTGCCGAACGCGCTGCCGGCCCGAAGCGGCCGAAGATCGTCTATGCGGAAAACTCCTTCCACGGAAAGACCAAGGGTGTCCTGTCGATCACCGACGGCTCACTTTATCGCGGCGAGTTCAAGCTGGTCGACAATACCGTTCGCGTGCCGTTCGGCGATATCGATGCGATCGAGAATGCCTTCCGCAACGATCCGGAGATCGGCGTGATCGTGCTTGAAACCGTGCAGGGCGGCGGTGGCATCATCCAGGCGGAAACCGCTTTCTGGCAGCAGCTGCGCGCCCTTTGTGACAAGCATGGCGTGCTGTGGGTTGCCGACGAAGTGCAGTGCGGCTTCGGCCGGACCGGCAAGTTCTACGCGTTCGAACATCACGGCGTGGTGCCGGACGTGACGGCGCTTGCCAAGTCTCTCGGCGGCGGCAAGTCGGCCATGGGCGCGATGATCGCCAAGCGCGACGTCTACATGAAGGCCTATGGCACGCCGAAGACGGCGATGATCCATGCCATGGCGACGTTCGGCGGCATCGGCGAGGCCTGCGTCACGGCGATCGAGGCGATGAACGTGCTCTATGACGAGCACCTGATCGACAATTCGGCCAATATGGGCGATTATCTGCTTTCCCGCCTGAAAGAGCTTCAGGCACGCTATCCCTCGCTTTTGAAGGACGTGCGCGGCCAGGGGATGATGATCGGCATCGAGTTCCACGACCTGTCGAAGACCATGCCTTTGGTGCTGCGTCCGGTCGTCGCCATGCTGGACGACAAGCTGAAGGGCTCGCTGCCCGGCTTTATCGGCAGCCATCTTCTGCGCGACCACGGCGTGCTCGTGGCGTTTACCGAGTACAATCGCAATGTCATCCGGCTCGAGCCGCCGCTCGTCTGCGAGAAGAGCCATGTGGACGAGTTCATCGCAGCCTTCGACGAGGTCATGTCGCGCGGAATCGTGCGCATCGTGAAGGATTTCGTTGCTGCGCAGGTGAAGTGA
- a CDS encoding NAD(P)-dependent oxidoreductase, which produces MRHIIFGGDGFVGRHLAPRLQAAGHEVIVADIAKSDLPHYRDMRFDQVDVTDPASIAKVGMTGDDMVYNLSAKMLSPLQVRAKRHDFFFPVNYYGTENIIKAMDQAGTKSLVHFTTDMVYGHTYVWPQTEEHPVAPLGEYGLSKLKTEELAADWRKRGMNISLFRPRLIIGPGRLGILSKLFKLIDNNLPVPMIGSGKNPYQFISVFDCASAAHAAFTAGVPNEVYNLGSLNPPPVRKLLGDLVKHAGSRSILLPTPAWAVKRTLDLFDMINMPIMDPEQYLIADEMCVLDVSKGERELGWVPQYRDEDMLIAAYSEYRKGLAGGSQDNVSHAKAA; this is translated from the coding sequence ATGAGACATATCATTTTCGGCGGAGACGGTTTCGTCGGGCGTCATCTGGCGCCAAGGCTGCAGGCCGCCGGTCATGAGGTGATCGTCGCCGATATCGCGAAGAGCGATCTGCCGCATTACCGCGACATGCGCTTCGACCAGGTCGATGTCACGGATCCGGCATCGATTGCCAAGGTCGGCATGACGGGCGACGACATGGTCTATAATCTCTCGGCCAAGATGCTGTCGCCCTTACAGGTGCGCGCCAAGCGGCACGACTTCTTCTTCCCGGTCAATTATTACGGCACCGAGAACATCATCAAGGCGATGGATCAGGCGGGCACCAAATCGCTCGTCCATTTCACCACCGACATGGTCTATGGGCACACCTATGTCTGGCCGCAGACGGAGGAACATCCCGTCGCTCCACTCGGCGAATACGGGCTTTCCAAGCTCAAGACCGAGGAACTGGCAGCCGATTGGCGCAAGCGCGGCATGAACATCTCGCTGTTTCGTCCGCGTCTGATCATCGGTCCCGGTCGTCTCGGCATCCTGTCGAAGCTGTTCAAGCTGATCGACAACAATCTTCCGGTGCCGATGATCGGTTCGGGCAAGAACCCCTATCAGTTCATCTCGGTGTTCGACTGCGCCTCTGCCGCCCATGCCGCTTTTACCGCTGGCGTGCCGAACGAGGTCTACAATCTCGGTTCGCTCAATCCGCCGCCGGTGCGCAAGCTGCTGGGCGATCTCGTCAAGCATGCGGGCTCCCGATCGATCCTGCTGCCGACGCCCGCCTGGGCGGTAAAGCGCACGCTCGACCTGTTCGATATGATCAACATGCCGATCATGGATCCGGAACAGTATCTGATTGCCGACGAAATGTGCGTTCTCGACGTATCCAAGGGCGAGCGCGAGCTCGGCTGGGTGCCGCAATACCGCGACGAGGACATGCTGATCGCCGCCTATTCCGAATATCGCAAGGGGCTTGCCGGCGGTTCGCAGGACAATGTTTCCCACGCAAAGGCAGCCTGA
- a CDS encoding EamA family transporter: MKYIPFILFTVMTNAAAQLLLKQGMMSLGSISISADTFIQRMFQIVFNPWVFAGLATFVISMASHLYVLSKVDLSYAYPFLSLAYVAVAICAWLLFKEELGALKIAGIAFICVGTVLIAQSGTKQADTETAALERSNS; this comes from the coding sequence ATGAAGTATATTCCGTTCATCCTTTTCACGGTCATGACCAACGCGGCCGCACAGTTGCTGCTGAAGCAGGGCATGATGTCGCTCGGCTCGATCAGCATTTCGGCCGACACGTTCATCCAGCGGATGTTCCAGATCGTCTTCAACCCTTGGGTCTTTGCCGGACTTGCCACCTTCGTGATCTCCATGGCCTCGCATCTTTACGTGCTGAGCAAGGTCGATCTTTCCTATGCCTATCCGTTCCTGAGCCTTGCCTATGTGGCCGTGGCGATCTGCGCCTGGCTCTTGTTCAAGGAGGAACTGGGGGCGCTGAAGATTGCCGGGATCGCCTTCATCTGCGTCGGTACCGTCTTGATCGCGCAGAGCGGAACGAAACAGGCAGACACTGAGACTGCGGCGCTCGAGCGCAGCAATTCCTGA
- a CDS encoding FAD-binding oxidoreductase → MQASFDSFGRVSRHFRQSVTADQAVSALRDGAGVLSSFLAFGNGKSYGDSCHNDAGTLVAMRQQSSLLHLDVEAAVVEAQAGISLEELIAQIAPHGFFLPVTPGTRFVTLGGAIANDVHGKNHHLRGTFGCHVESFDLLRSDGKVYRCSVGENAELYSATIGGLGLTGLILSARLRLMKVGSLDIDEKITAFSSMEGYFDLAAAADEENEYSVAWVDQLASGSSAGRGVLITGNHADNGNFRTEAASAALRVPFELPFSALNRLSLSLFNAAYFGANKRKSTPHLAGYGKFFYPLDGVGDWNRLYGPAGLYQHQSVIPFEAGRTVVPAMLEASRKAGLSSFLTVLKRFGDVRSPGILSFPRPGYTLTMDFPNHGRATLDLMERLDRMTLEAGGRINPYKDQRMSAEVFTSAFPEWPRLEALRDTSFCSDFWRRTALSTLDHPRGQS, encoded by the coding sequence ATGCAGGCCAGCTTCGACAGCTTCGGCCGGGTAAGCCGCCATTTCAGGCAGTCGGTCACCGCCGATCAGGCGGTGAGCGCCTTGCGTGATGGTGCAGGCGTGCTGTCGAGTTTCCTGGCTTTCGGCAATGGCAAATCCTATGGCGACAGCTGCCACAACGATGCAGGCACACTGGTAGCCATGCGGCAGCAGAGTTCACTCCTGCATCTGGATGTCGAAGCCGCTGTGGTCGAGGCACAGGCGGGGATCTCGCTCGAGGAGCTGATCGCGCAGATCGCACCGCACGGCTTTTTCCTGCCGGTGACGCCCGGCACGCGGTTCGTGACGCTCGGCGGCGCGATCGCCAACGACGTGCATGGCAAGAACCATCATCTGCGCGGCACTTTCGGCTGCCATGTCGAAAGCTTCGACCTGCTGCGGTCCGATGGAAAGGTTTATCGCTGCAGCGTCGGCGAAAATGCCGAGCTTTATTCGGCAACGATCGGCGGACTTGGCCTGACCGGCCTGATCCTTTCCGCCCGGCTGAGGCTGATGAAGGTCGGCTCGCTCGATATAGACGAGAAGATTACCGCCTTTTCGAGCATGGAGGGGTATTTCGATCTCGCGGCAGCGGCCGACGAGGAGAACGAGTATTCCGTCGCCTGGGTGGACCAGCTCGCATCCGGCTCCTCCGCGGGGCGTGGCGTGCTGATCACCGGCAATCATGCCGACAACGGCAATTTTCGAACCGAGGCGGCAAGCGCTGCGCTGCGCGTTCCCTTCGAATTGCCGTTTTCGGCACTCAACCGCTTGAGCCTCAGCCTGTTCAATGCGGCCTACTTTGGCGCCAACAAGCGCAAGTCCACGCCGCATCTCGCGGGCTATGGCAAGTTCTTCTATCCGCTCGATGGCGTGGGGGACTGGAACCGGCTTTATGGTCCGGCGGGCCTCTATCAGCACCAGAGTGTCATTCCGTTCGAGGCAGGGCGTACCGTCGTTCCGGCCATGCTCGAGGCAAGCCGTAAGGCGGGGCTGTCGTCCTTCCTAACCGTGCTGAAGCGGTTCGGCGATGTCCGCTCGCCTGGCATCCTGTCGTTTCCGCGGCCTGGCTACACCCTGACCATGGATTTTCCCAATCACGGCCGTGCGACGCTCGATCTGATGGAGCGGCTCGACCGGATGACGCTTGAGGCCGGCGGCCGGATCAATCCCTACAAGGATCAGCGGATGAGCGCCGAAGTCTTCACGTCGGCGTTTCCGGAATGGCCGCGGCTTGAAGCTTTGCGCGACACGAGCTTCTGCTCGGATTTCTGGCGCCGGACGGCGCTTTCCACCTTGGACCACCCACGGGGACAATCATGA
- a CDS encoding UbiA family prenyltransferase, translating to MNVRLQNIVNIPLAVDLDGTLISTDLLWESVFQLLRVNPLYFFLLPIWLLSGKARLKSEIARRVTIDASHLPYREDFVSYLRAERVRGRELVLVTAAAEPFAKAVAAHLGLFSAVYHTDDKTNLASEKKAALLSKLYGPQGFDYAGNDRADIAVFEAARDAVVVAPDAAADRYQKAHSSTRFDSKPTTIKTYIKMLRVHQWLKNFLVFASPVLAHTVFQLETFVDTTLALVAFSMSASAIYIINDILDLPLDRQHPTKRNRPFASGAISIPYGLLISVLLLVATASICTLLPLQFAATIVLYLVVTTAYSLALKRMLLIDVICLAGLYSLRILGGKAATDLPLSFWLIAFGLFFFLSLALVKRYVELRYATVDEGDRIAGRGYRPEDIDIVAQSGVASAFAAAMVLSLYIQSPDIRALYHQPWVIWPLVPMVLYINVRIWILAHRKEMDDDPVVFIATDWRSQLFIAAGAVLFIIASVI from the coding sequence ATGAATGTACGCTTGCAGAACATCGTTAACATACCCCTGGCAGTCGACCTCGATGGTACGCTGATCTCGACCGATCTGCTTTGGGAGAGCGTATTCCAACTTCTCCGTGTCAATCCGCTTTACTTCTTTCTTCTGCCCATCTGGCTTCTGTCGGGCAAGGCGCGGCTGAAGAGCGAGATCGCCCGGCGCGTGACGATCGATGCAAGCCATCTGCCTTACCGGGAAGACTTTGTGTCCTATCTGCGGGCCGAGCGCGTGCGCGGGCGTGAACTCGTGCTGGTTACGGCTGCGGCAGAGCCTTTCGCCAAGGCGGTTGCCGCACATCTCGGACTGTTCAGCGCCGTTTATCACACCGACGACAAGACCAATCTGGCGTCCGAGAAAAAGGCAGCCCTGCTGTCCAAGCTCTACGGGCCGCAGGGTTTCGACTATGCCGGCAACGACCGGGCGGATATCGCGGTCTTCGAAGCCGCGCGCGATGCGGTCGTCGTGGCGCCGGATGCTGCCGCCGATCGCTATCAGAAGGCGCATTCATCCACGCGTTTCGACAGCAAGCCGACAACGATCAAGACCTATATCAAGATGCTGCGCGTGCATCAGTGGCTGAAGAACTTCCTGGTCTTCGCCTCGCCGGTTCTTGCGCATACCGTCTTCCAGCTGGAAACTTTTGTCGATACGACGCTGGCCCTGGTGGCCTTCTCGATGTCGGCATCGGCGATCTACATCATCAACGACATCCTCGATCTGCCTCTAGACAGGCAGCATCCGACAAAGCGCAACCGGCCTTTTGCCAGCGGTGCGATTTCCATTCCCTACGGTCTGCTGATCTCTGTCTTGTTGCTCGTGGCGACGGCCTCGATCTGCACGCTGCTGCCACTACAGTTTGCCGCGACAATCGTGCTCTATCTGGTCGTGACCACGGCCTATTCGCTGGCGCTCAAGCGTATGCTGCTGATAGACGTGATCTGCCTTGCCGGTCTCTACAGCCTGCGCATTCTGGGCGGCAAGGCGGCGACCGACCTGCCGCTGTCCTTCTGGCTGATCGCCTTCGGGCTGTTCTTCTTCCTGTCGCTCGCGCTGGTGAAGCGCTATGTCGAGCTGCGCTATGCGACGGTGGACGAAGGCGACCGCATTGCCGGCCGCGGCTATCGTCCGGAAGACATCGACATCGTTGCCCAGTCCGGCGTGGCATCGGCCTTCGCAGCGGCGATGGTTCTGTCGCTCTATATCCAGTCCCCGGATATCCGGGCGCTCTACCACCAGCCTTGGGTTATCTGGCCGCTGGTGCCTATGGTTCTCTATATCAACGTGCGGATCTGGATCCTCGCTCATCGCAAGGAGATGGATGACGATCCGGTCGTGTTCATTGCAACGGACTGGCGCAGCCAGCTGTTCATCGCGGCCGGTGCCGTGCTGTTCATCATCGCGAGTGTCATCTGA